A single region of the Candidatus Methylomirabilota bacterium genome encodes:
- the rplU gene encoding 50S ribosomal protein L21, with translation GDGDPVVEPASLADARVVGQVIQAGRARKIVIVKFKRRKNYSRRQGHRQRYTAVRITRIEAS, from the coding sequence GGGGGGACGGCGACCCGGTCGTCGAGCCCGCGTCCCTGGCCGACGCGCGGGTCGTCGGCCAGGTCATCCAAGCCGGGCGGGCCCGGAAGATCGTCATCGTCAAGTTCAAGCGCCGGAAGAATTACTCCCGTCGGCAGGGTCACCGGCAGCGGTACACGGCCGTCAGGATCACGCGGATCGAGGCCAGCTAG